Proteins from a genomic interval of Rosa chinensis cultivar Old Blush chromosome 2, RchiOBHm-V2, whole genome shotgun sequence:
- the LOC112190939 gene encoding protein SCO1 homolog 2, mitochondrial, giving the protein MMPISRFCFFSFKHRSKEALNLLRRSAPSKRIQSRNYANSSKRASGRTDISTSTPVDTPPSPSRGSFIFPAATLLGFAGLAAFIHYNDERRVVTKGQDNCSCVNNLKGPIIGGPFTLEDTENRTVTEKNLRGNWAVLYFGYTSSPDVGPEQVQIMAKAINILESRHNLKVLPVFVTIDPQRDTPSQLRAYLKEFESNILGLTGPVTAIRQMAQEYRVYFRKIEEDGDDYLVESSHNMYLMSPNMEVVRCFGVEYNAEELSEAILKELKSREPQLKD; this is encoded by the exons ATGATGCCCATTTCTCGCTtctgtttcttttccttcaaaCACCGTTCAAAGGAGGCTTTAAATCTACTCAGGAG GTCTGCCCCATCTAAGAGAATTCAGTCTCGAAATTATGCAAATTCATCGAAACGTGCTAGTGGGAGAACAGATATCAGTACTTCAACACCAGTAGATACACCACCTTCTCCCTCTCGGGGTTCTTTCATCTTT CCGGCTGCTACTCTACTAGGATTTGCTGGGTTGGCAGCTTTCATTCATTATAATGATGAGAGGAGAGTAGTAACGAAAG GCCAGGATAACTGCTCGTGTGTAAATAATCTCAAGGGACCTATAATTGGTGGTCCATTTACTTTAGAGGACACAGAGAATCGTACCGTTACTGAGAAAAATCTTCGCGGCAACTGGGCGGTACTCTATTTTGGATATACTTCCTCTCCTGATGTTGGACCAGAGCAAGTCCAGATTATGGCCAAGGCCATAAACATTCTAG AATCAAGACATAATCTCAAAGTTCTACCAGTATTTGTTACAATTGATCCACAACGTGATACCCCTTCTCAACTGCGTGCCTACCTTAAAG AGTTTGAATCAAACATTCTAGGGCTAACAGGACCTGTAACAGCTATAAGACAGATGGCTCAGGAATATCGTGTTTATTTCAGAAAGATTGAAGAAGATGGGGATGATTATCTCGTTGAGTCTTCCCACAACAT GTATTTGATGAGTCCAAACATGGAAGTTGTGAGATGCTTTGGTGTAGAGTACAATGCAGAGGAACTGTCAGAAGCGATACTAAAGGAGCTCAAGTCAAGAGAACCTCAACTTAAGGACTGA
- the LOC112190938 gene encoding inactive TPR repeat-containing thioredoxin TTL3, with translation MGESPEKKSGCGILNAVFGRSSFWPRRTTSTGSLPVSGNQFVKTPSGNSRRRRGGSDEASFLDMSSANGSESSSKPVTKPSQYSNRAPPTQPHQNQGRSTKPPQEAGAMVSRPGQGQQGAMRMAPSQGYVNQGKRVPKEAVGLSGELDSMITDHQKSKGSSTFVRASSGNVMLFGNLGNLRTGGGGGGGGNANSNNVLDYLPKTAREETPMMMNGNVGKSSAPKEDKKPSSQNQPTSFCRALSTRMDPETLKIMGNEDYKNGRFEEALSLYDAAISIDPDKASYRSNKSAALTALGQILEAIFECREAIRIEPHYHRAHHRLATLYIRLGEAEKATYHYKHSGPEADQEDLAKVRSLQALLNKCTEARRLRDWNTLIKETQNVIAAGADSAPQIFSLQAEALLKVHRHQEADEALSRGPNFGVDACTKYFGPISNASMLVTRAQVDMCAGRIDDALEAAQRASRLDSNNKEANMVMRKARAVAGARSKGNELFKTSRFSEACVAYGEGLEQDPYNSVLLCNRAACRSKLGQFDQAIEDCTAALNVRPSYSKARLRRADCNAKLGKWDASLQDYEILIKQTPDDEEIKRALSEVRTQLKKKRGEA, from the exons atgggagAGTCGCCGGAGAAGAAATCAGGTTGCGGCATTTTGAATGCTGTGTTTGGACGGAGCAGTTTTTGGCCAAGAAGAACAACTTCCACGGGCTCCCTTCCCGTCAGTGGCAATCAGTTTGTGAAAACACCAAGTGGTAACTCTAGAAGGCGGCGTGGTGGCTCCGATGAGGCATCATTTCTTGACATGTCATCGGCTAATGGATCAGAATCTTCATCAAAACCCGTCACAAAACCATCTCAATATAGTAACAGAGCGCCCCCTACACAGCCACATCAAAATCAGGGTAGAAGTACCAAGCCACCTCAGGAAGCTGGAGCCATGGTTTCACGTCCAGGCCAAGGCCAACAAGGAGCAATGAGAATGGCTCCGAGTCAAGGTTATGTTAATCAAGGCAAAAGGGTTCCCAAGGAAGCAGTTGGGTTGTCTGGTGAGCTTGATAGCATGATTACTGATCACCAGAAATCAAAAGGGAGTAGCACATTCGTTAGAGCTTCATCCGGCAATGTGATGCTTTTTGGTAACCTGGGTAACTTGAGAACAGGAGGTGGTGGAGGCGGTGGTGGAAATGCGAACTCAAATAACGTGCTGGATTACCTTCCAAAGACAGCAAGAGAAGAAACCCCAATGATGATGAATGGAAATGTAGGGAAGAGTAGTGCTCCTAAAGAAGATAAAAAACCAAGTTCGCAAAATCAGCCTACTTCATTTTGTCGCGCATTATCAACAAGGATGGACCCCGAGACACTGAAGATTATGGGCAATGAGGATTACAAGAATGGAAGATTTGAAGAGGCTCTGTCTTTGTATGACGCCGCAATTTCTATTGACCCCGATAAGGCTTCATATAGGAGCAACAAGAGTGCTGCATTAACTGCTCTTGGTCAAATTCTTGAGGCAATTTTTGAGTGCAGAGAAGCCATTCGGATTGAACCTCATTATCATAGGGCTCACCATCGTCTTGCAACCTTATACATTAG ATTAGGGGAAGCTGAAAAAGCTACATATCACTATAAACATTCTGGACCAGAGGCTGATCAAGAGGACTTGGCTAAAGTGAGATCTCTTCAGGCTCTTCTGAACAAGTGCACAGAGGCTCGTAGGTTAAGAGATTGGAACACCTTGATCAAGGAAACACAAAACGTTATAGCAGCTGGTGCAGATTCAGCACCACAG ATATTTTCTTTGCAAGCCGAGGCCTTGCTGAAGGTCCATAGGCACCAAGAAGCAGATGAGGCTTTATCCAGGGGTCCAAACTTTGGGGTGGATGCTTGCACTAAATACTTCGGTCCTATTAGTAACGCGAGTATGTTAGTAACAAGGGCTCAGGTTGACATGTGTGCTGGAAG AATCGACGATGCATTGGAGGCAGCTCAACGAGCATCCCGTCTTGACTCAAACAACAAGGAAGCAAACATGGTCATGAGGAAGGCTAGAGCTGTTGCAGGAGCGCGATCAAAGGGTAATGAGCTATTCAAGACATCAAGATTCTCAGAGGCTTGTGTTGCATATGGGGAGGGACTTGAGCAGGACCCTTATAACTCAGTGTTGTTATGCAACCGCGCTGCTTGTCGGTCCAAACTTGGCCAGTTTGACCAAGCAATTGAGGACTGTACAGCTGCACTTAATGTGCGTCCTTCTTACAGCAAGGCCAGACTAAGAAGAGCAGATTGCAATGCCAAG TTGGGAAAATGGGATGCTTCATTACAGGACTATGAGATTTTGATCAAGCAAACACCAGATGATGAGGAGATAAAACGTGCTTTGTCTGAGGTGCGGACACAGCTCAAGAAAAAGCGAGGTGAGGCATAG